A stretch of the Aegilops tauschii subsp. strangulata cultivar AL8/78 chromosome 4, Aet v6.0, whole genome shotgun sequence genome encodes the following:
- the LOC109731545 gene encoding DNA repair protein UVH3 isoform X3 produces the protein MGVHGLWGLLAPVGRRVSVETLAGKRLAVDASIWMVQFMRAMRDDKGDMVRDAHILGFLRRICKLLFLRARPVFVFDGATPALKRRTLAARRRNRDAAQAKVRKTAEKLLISHLKASRLEELAAQIKSDRAKHDAKGKQVESSRGEETEKTDGGQNRNDDGENSRGAAAPINQEKLDELLAASLAAEDEAGLTGKGEHNPASVPSQEGTGIDEDENDDDEEMIFPITTGDIDPAVLASLPPSMQLDLLVQMRERVMAENRQKYQKIKKEPAKFSELQIQSYLKTVAFRREIEEVRKGAAGKDVGGIQTSKIASEANREFIFSSSFTGDKQTLAQRGVEEQIVDSCKSKREISSAIFKSSPSSSSRSIKPHSGEPSTGFGPDVETYRDERGRVRVSRVRGMGIRMTRDIQRNLDFIKEHEQAKSMGQANIGKGSTSNEEPPDFPEHLFENDGLQSSVGLSEDFAETIGDNHHTSSLVGGSDDISEGSCHGSKETIEISFVDDQIGVKDNDDKLFLHLVSGTSSKLFADDDRLAKNTEESDNSEGIWEEGIIEEETLPMKVDEKDYQSSPPDNCCTDDEVEWEEGVCDVREVPSSEYNQCKLPKGDIEEEALIQEAIKRSLEDSEKQEFENGVPEDLKTPIEDKSLQSHDNVPKPSEAPATPYSHSEASFVEETIKETGIKNSSGEDGVMHDPEVLEAERKENEKQAQLESNDGRAASNTDYSQESSPVYNVSTSTLTARPSCSPKVQDNDAIVSATSIHECPKEEVIKQNTSNSHKSECNKNDPYIGDISMAAQKEPLMDELVAGDAVQKENIIQEDMNVTTSEINSTQLNENYDSHIISENNLEKEISFLRQEQLDLGNERRKLESHAESVSSEMFAECQELLQMFGLPYIIAPMEAEAQCAYMEINNLVDGVVTDDSDVFLFGARNVYKNIFDDRKYVETYLMKDIESELGLTREQLIRMALLLGSDYTEGISGIGIVNAIEVVHAFPEEDGLQQFREWIESPDPAILGKFDVETSGSSKRRKSGGNEFCEKRNSQEPECVEGSDNNQSSNETQHIKEVFMSNHRNVSKNWHIPTTFPSETVISAYISPQVDDSTERFSWGRPDLSLLRKLCWERFGWNKEKADELLLPVLKEYNKHETQLRMEAFYSFNERFAKIRSKRIQKAIKGITGKTFSETDELNEDSPSTSDAPNKKEAGRSSRAKPKGKRNTSVEPRNMGSQEDDKIGDPNSFADADQLVKEQRNASKKTASPSGRSRGRGRKKVNVRLETTIDEEDLEVQMSNLSADEDSHKRHIDKYKSEGMTVLKPEEESSNLHGR, from the exons ATGGGCGTGCACGGGCTGTGGGGGCTGCTGGCCCCGGTGGGGCGGCGCGTGTCGGTGGAGACCCTGGCGGGGAAGCGGCTGGCGGTGGACGCCAGCATCTGGATGGTGCAGTTCATGCGGGCGATGCGGGACGACAAGGGCGACATGGTCCGCGACGCCCACATCCTCGGCTTCCTCCGCCGCATCTGCAAGCTCCTCTTCCTCCGGGCCCGCCCGGTCTTCGTCTTCGACGGCGCCACGCCGGCCCTCAAGCGCCGCaccctcgccgcccgccgccggaaCCGCGACGCCGCGCAGGCCAAGGTCCGCAAGACCGCCGAGAAGCTCCTAATCTCCCAT CTCAAGGCAAGTAGGCTTGAAGAATTGGCAGCTCAAATCAAAAGTGACAGGGCTAAGCATGATGCTAAGGGCAAGCAAGTTGAGAGCAGTAGAGGAGAAGAAACTGAGAAAACAGATGGAGGTCAAAACCGAAATGACGATGGCGAGAACAGCAGGGGGGCAGCTGCACCAATCAACCAGGAAAAATTGGATGAACT GCTGGCAGCGTCACTTGCTGCAGAGGATGAGGCAGGTTTGACTGGCAAAGGGGAACACAATCCTGCAAGTGTTCCATCACAAGAAGGAACTGGCATTGACGAAGATGAGAACGACGATGATGAAGAGATGATATTT CCTATTACAACTGGTGACATTGATCCTGCTGTGTTAGCTTCTCTCCCTCCATCAATGCAGCTAGATCTACTTGTTCAG ATGAGGGAGAGGGTGATGGCTGAAAACAGGCAGAAGtaccaaaaaataaaaaag GAGCCTGCAAAATTTTCAGAGCTTCAAATACAGTCCTATCTGAAAACGGTTGCTTTTCGTCGAGAGATAGAAGAAGTTCGGAAGGGTGCTGCAGGTAAGGATGTTGGTGGCATCCAGACATCGAAAATAGCATCGGAAGCTAACAGAGAGTTCATTTTCTCATCATCATTCACTGGTGATAAACA GACGTTGGCACAAAGAGGTGTAGAGGAGCAGATTGTTGATAGCTGTAAATCAAAAAGGGAAATTAGTTCTGCTATCTTCAAATCCAGTCCCTCAAGTAGTTCTAGATCGATTAAACCTCACAGCGGTGAGCCTTCAACGGGTTTTGGGCCTGATGTTGAGACATATCGTGATGAGAGAGGAAGGGTTAGAGTAAGTAGGGTCAGAGGGATGGGAATTCGTATGACTCGTGATATTCAAAGGAATTTGGATTTTATCAAAGAGCACGAGCAGGCAAAAAGCATGGGACAGGCCAACATTGGCAAAGGATCAACTAGCAATGAAGAACCTCCAGATTTTCCGGAACATCTTTTTGAAAATGATGGGCTGCAAAGCTCTGTTGGTCTCAGTGAAGATTTTGCTGAAACTATCGGTGACAACCATCACACGTCGTCACTTGTAGGAGGATCTGATGATATTTCTGAGGGTTCCTGCCATGGAAGCAAAGAGACAATAGAGATATCTTTTGTGGATGATCAAATTGGAGTGAAGGACAACGATGACAAGCTGTTTTTGCATTTAGTTTCTGGAACTTCATCCAAGTTATTTGCTGATGATGATCGTTTGGCTAAAAATACAGAAGAATCTGACAACTCCGAGGGTATTTGGGAAGAAGGTATCATAGAAGAAGAAACACTTCCTATGAAGGTCGATGAGAAGGATTATCAATCATCACCTCCTGATAACTGTTGTACTGACGATGAGGTGGAATGGGAGGAAGGTGTCTGTGATGTTCGTGAAGTACCTTCTAGTGAATACAATCAGTGTAAATTACCAAAAGGGGATATAGAAGAAGAGGCTCTCATACAGGAAGCAATAAAGAGAAGTTTAGAGGATTCGGAGAAGCAGGAATTTGAAAATGGAGTCCCTGAAGATTTGAAAACACCTATTGAAGATAAATCTTTGCAGTCTCATGATAATGTTCCTAAACCATCTGAAGCTCCTGCTACACCTTATTCCCATTCTGAAGCTTCTTTTGTTGAAGAAACAATTAAAGAAACGGGAATAAAAAACAGTTCTGGTGAGGATGGTGTTATGCATGATCCTGAAGTGCTTGAAGctgaaagaaaagaaaatgaaaaacaaGCTCAACTGGAGAGTAATGATGGACGAGCTGCTTCAAACACAGATTATTCGCAGGAGTCTTCTCCAGTGTATAATGTATCCACAAGTACTCTTACTGCAAGGCCATCTTGCAGCCCAAAGGTTCAGGACAACGATGCAATCGTGTCTGCAACCAGCATTCATGAATGCCCTAAAGAGGAAGTTATCAAGCAAAATACTTCAAATTCTCATAAATCAGAATGCAACAAAAATGATCCTTATATTGGAGATATCTCCATGGCGGCCCAGAAGGAACCTTTGATGGATGAATTGGTAGCCGGCGATGCCGTACAAAAGGAAAATATTATTCAGGAAGATATGAACGTTACCACTTCTGAGATCAATAGTACACAATTAAATGAGAATTATGATAGCCATATTATATCAGAAAATAATCTGGAGAAGGAAATATCTTTTCTTAGACAAGAACAGTTAGATCTCGGAAATGAAAGGCGAAAACTTGAAAGCCATGCAGAGTCTGTCAGCAGTGAGATGTTTGCTGAATGCCAG GAATTGCTCCAAATGTTCGGCTTGCCGTATATAATTGCACCAATGGAAGCTGAAGCTCAGTGTGCTTACATGGAAATTAACAACCTTGTTGATGGAGTTGTTACTGATGATTCAGATGTCTTCCTGTTTGGGGCAAGGAATgtttataaaaatatatttgatGATAGGAAGTATGTGGAAACATACCTTATGAAG GACATCGAGTCGGAGCTTGGACTAACAAGGGAACAGTTAATTCGTATGGCTCTGCTTCTGGGGAGCGACTACACTGAAGGAATTAG TGGTATTGGCATTGTGAATGCTATTGAAGTTGTACATGCATTTCCTGAGGAAGATGGCCTCCAGCAGTTCAGAGAATGGATTGAATCACCGGATCCAGCGATATTGGGGAAATTTGATGTGGAAACCAGTGGCAGCTCAAAAAGAAGGAAATCTGGTGGAAATGAATTTTGTGAAAAACGAAATAGCCAGGAACCTGAATGTGTTGAAGGTTCTGATAATAACCAATCTTCTAATGAGACCCAACATATCAAGGAAGTATTTATGAGTAACCAT AGGAACGTGAGCAAGAACTGGCATATTCCTACCACTTTTCCTAGTGAGACAGTCATCAGTGCATACATTTCTCCCCAAGTGGATGATTCAACAGAACGTTTTTCCTGGGGAAGACCAGACTTAAGCTTGCTACGCAA GTTATGTTGGGAAAGGTTTGGCTGGAACAAGGAGAAAGCTGACGAACTGCTGCTTCCTGTTTTGAAAGAGTATAATAAGCATGAG ACTCAGCTGCGCATGGAGGCATTTTATTCATTCAATGAGAGATTTGCAAAAATACGTAGCAAAAGGATTCAGAAAGCTATCAAGGGTATTACAGGGAAAACTTTCTCAGAAACGGATGAACTCAATGAGGATAGTCCCAGTACTAGTGATGCACCCAACAAGAAAGAGGCAGGCCGCTCTAGCCGTGCTAAACCGAAAGGGAAAAGGAACACCAGTGTTGAACCTAGAAACATGGGAAGTCAAGAAGATGACAAAATTGGTGATCCTAATAGCTTTGCAGATGCGGATCAACTTGTGAAAGAACAGAGAAATGCCAGTAAGAAGACCGCAAGCCCCTCAGGTCGTTCTAGAGGGAGAGGTCGAAAAAAGGTGAATGTTCGACTAGAGACTACTATAGATGAGGAAGATTTGGAAGTTCAAATGTCTAATTTGTCCGCGGATGAGGACTCACATAAAAGGCACATCGACAAATACAAATCAGAAGGAATGACAGTAC TCAAACCGGAAGAGGAATCAAGTAACTTACATGGAAGATGA